A window from Fragaria vesca subsp. vesca linkage group LG5, FraVesHawaii_1.0, whole genome shotgun sequence encodes these proteins:
- the LOC101301881 gene encoding alpha-latrotoxin-Lh1a-like — MESIQVGSNALIMEVLDRNNYKHWRSRLKTYLLAEDLWEVVEAIRETPKLKGDQADYKAWTIKNAKALYAIQNSCGRELFSFISEIETARSAWETLERECEVMQGFDENNSDHLERYKSFVRYVESGDWDKAKKCLREIDVRSVLEVRAIDGRNGTTALHVAAMEGHARIVKDLVHLMTQEDLKTKTDSGHTALHLAAQQGHVHVVKELPVQLMGEVQDKGGHTALHYAVHAGKVDVVKELLLLMRQDDFLQIKNKDGDTALHIAVQKGNVDIVKELVLLMRQEDLKTKNDAGYTALHLAVSKGNVPMVKPFVIKEKGEANIGEDEFERYIPFTTYVTTGDRDKAKGCLKELDDPCGAVTVVDPRDDLRETALHVAARRGHVDVIKELLLLLKRREEDHLELKTAEDFTIFGSGISLGVSEEFLMARAKYMVEQYEKTLGSILEIQNYNGSTPLHVAVIEGHAHIVKELVHFMRKEGLEKQNHYGESPLHVAVIKENVLIVKELVQFMRKEGLEIQNRYGESPLHVAVIKQNVRIVKELVPWMRRDGMEIKDSGGSYALHRAVRNRHVQIVKELTLCMIPEALEIKDGQGYTALGRALNVGRDRDAMEMARYMAERNHKVVGIPGPFDDDDIPVVSALRGGLWKSARYLYSITPPEVLHGSNGSQFICYCLNSSRTLDMAWDLLQRYPILAMTVYETYKTSPMLRLASMRFAFLSATRLTRLQRWIYDCIHIGDYQVNNLDISINVVESKHGHDDKRSFISSVMNSFRRFSKGVGKFCGIDFIYHMKSTHEWIFLFLHCMGETTKYHHLTPEQLEMVKKSVFVAIEKGHFEFVTRLCKTNPRILTDTYDEHGRTIFHVAVQYRQEEVYSLMYGLDEEKQSEIGITLVNTDYNLLHIAADLFSGSYGDRIQDASLRLQRELQWFKEVGSIVPIEMHEYRRHSDGLTARELFTKTHKNLIEDAKSSMIETAHSCTVIGALIVTMMFAATFTLPGGNNGNTGLPFFQDNKLLKVFIVSDTISLVSSTISVITFLGILTSSYAEDDFLKYLLTMTKIGIFTLFFSIVTMMIVFSSALAIMLEGEAWIVIPSILFASLPALYFSWLLFPLLGKMFKSTYGPGRFGRRRKV; from the exons ATGGAAAGTATTCAAGTTGGCTCTAATGCACTTATTATGGAAGTTCTTGATCGAAATAACTACAAGCATTGGAGATCGCGGTTGAAAACTTATTTATTGGCTGAAGATCTCTGGGAGGTTGTTGAAGCAATCAGAGAGACTCCAAAACTCAAAGGTGATCAAGCCGATTACAAGGCCTGGACCATAAAGAATGCGAAGGCTTTGTACGCAATCCAAAATTCATGTGGAAGAGAGCTCTTCTCTTTCATAAGCGAAATTGAGACGGCCAGAAGTGCTTGGGAGACGTTGGAACGAGAGTGCGAAGTTATGCAAG GATTTGATGAGAATAATTCCGACCACTTGGAGCGCTATAAATCGTTTGTCAGATATGTGGAGAGTGGTGATTGGGACAAGGCAAAGAAGTGTCTTAGAGAAATTGATGTCCGCAGTGTCTTAGAAGTAAGAGCAATAGACGGACGGAACGGAACAACAGCTCTTCATGTAGCGGCCATGGAAGGGCACGCGCGTATAGTGAAAGATTTGGTGCATTTGATGACGCAAGAAGATTTGAAAACAAAAACCGATTCTGGTCACACAGCTCTTCATCTAGCAGCACAGCAGGGGCATGTTCATGTTGTGAAAGAGTTGCCGGTGCAGTTGATGGGAGAAGTACAAGACAAAGGTGGTCACACAGCCCTTCATTATGCAGTCCACGCAGGGAAGGTCGATGTTGTGAAAGAGTTGTTGCTGTTGATGAGACAAGATGACTTTTTGCAAATTAAAAACAAGGATGGTGATACAGCTCTTCATATAGCAGTTCAGAAAGGGAATGTCGATATCGTGAAAGAGTTGGTGCTGTTGATGAGACAAGAAGACTTGAAAACAAAAAACGATGCTGGTTACACAGCTCTTCATCTAGCCGTCAGTAAGGGGAATGTCCCTATGGTCAAACCGTTCGTGATAAAAGAAAAAG GTGAGGCTAATATTGGCGAAGATGAGTTTGAGCGTTATATACCGTTTACCACCTATGTGACAACTGGTGATCGGGATAAGGCAAAAGGGTGTCTTAAAGAACTAGATGATCCTTGTGGTGCAGTAACAGTAGTAGATCCCAGAGACGACTTGAGAGAAACTGCTCTTCACGTAGCAGCCCGGAGAGGGCATGTGGATGTTATCAAAGAGTTGTTGTTGTTGCTGAAAAGGCGAGAAGAAGATCATCTGGAGTTGAAAACCGCTGAAGATTTCACCATTTTTGGTTCTGGTATAAGTTTAGGGGTTAGTGAAGAGTTCCTTATGGCAAGGGCAAAATACATGGTTGAACAATACGAGAAAACACTTGGCAGTATTTTGGAGATACAGAATTATAATGGTTCCACACCTCTTCACGTAGCAGTAATAGAGGGGCATGCGCATATTGTGAAAGAGTTGGTTCATTTCATGAGAAAAGAAGGTTTAGAAAAACAAAACCATTATGGAGAATCACCTCTTCACGTAGCAGTAATAAAGGAGAATGTGCTTATTGTGAAAGAGTTGGTTCAGTTCATGAGAAAAGAAGGTTTAGAAATACAAAACCGTTATGGAGAATCACCTCTTCACGTAGCAGTAATAAAGCAGAATGTGCGTATTGTGAAAGAGTTGGTACCATGGATGAGACGAGATGGTATGGAAATAAAAGATTCCGGGGGTTCTTATGCACTTCACCGAGCAGTCAGGAATAGACATGTACAAATCGTCAAAGAGCTGACGTTATGTATGATACCAGAAGCTTTGGAAATAAAAGACGGCCAAGGCTATACAGCTTTAGGCCGTGCTCTAAATGTAGGCAGGGATAGAGACGCGATGGAAATGGCGAGATACATGGCTGAAAGGAATCATAAAGTAGTTGGCATTCCGGGGCCTTTTGATGATGATGACATTCCAGTTGTCAGCGCTCTTCGTGGTGGCCTGTGGAAGTCAGCTCGATATCTGTATTCTATTACTCCACCGGAAGTTCTCCACGGATCCAATGGCAGTCAATTTATTTGCTATTGTTTGAACTCTAGCAGAACGCTTG ATATGGCATGGGACTTGCTTCAACGTTACCCAATCTTGGCCATGACTGTTTACGAAACGTATAAAACTTCTCCTATGTTGAGGTTGGCTAGCATGCGTTTTGCATTTTTAAGTGCAACACGACTCACACGTTTGCAAAGGTGGATTTATGACT GTATACACATAGGAGATTATCAAGTTAACAATCTTGATATCTCTATAAATGTTGTCGAATCAAAACATGGTCATGACGATAAAAGGAGTTTTATTTCCTCAG TTATGAATTCATTTAGAAGATTTTCCAAAGGTGTCGGTAAATTTTGCG GAATCGATTTTATATATCATATGAAATCGACACATGAATGGATCTTTCTTTTTCTACATTGCATGGGTGAAACGACAAAATATCATCATCTCACTCCAGAGCAACTTGAAATGGTTAAAAAATCAGTCTTCGTTGCTATAGAAAAAGGGCATTTTGAGTTTGTTACTCGACTATGTAAAACAAATCCAAGAATACTCACGGATACTTATGATGAACATGGGAGGACCATATTTCATGTTGCCGTTCAATATCGTCAAGAAGAGGTTTATAGTCTTATGTATGGGCTTGATGAAGAAAAGCAGTCTGAAATTGGAATTACTCTAGTGAACACTGACTATAATCTGCTACATATTGCTGCCGATTTATTCTCGGGTTCATATGGTGATCGTATTCAAGATGCAAGTTTGCGACTACAAAGAGAACTACAGTGGTTTAAG GAGGTGGGAAGTATTGTGCCTATCGAAATGCATGAGTATCGAAGACATTCAGATGGTTTGACAGCACGTGAACTATTTACCAAGACTCACAAGAACTTGATAGAGGATGCAAAAAGTTCAATGATAGAAACAGCACATTCTTGTACAGTTATAGGTGCTCTTATTGTTACAATGATGTTTGCTGCAACTTTCACACTTCCTGGTGGGAATAATGGTAACACAGGTCTTCCCTTTTTCCAAGATAACAAGTTGTTAAAGGTTTTTATAGTTTCAGATACTATATCACTTGTGTCTTCCACAATTTCTGTGATTACGTTCTTGGGAATTCTCACCTCGAGTTACGCAGAAGATGATTTCCTCAAATATCTGCTCACAATGACAAAGATTGGGATATTCACTCTTTTCTTCTCTATTGTCACCATGATGATTGTGTTTTCTTCTGCACTTGCCATTATGCTTGAGGGGGAGGCATGGATTGTTATACCAAGTATTTTGTTCGCTAGTCTTCCGGCCCTCTATTTCTCATGGTTGTTGTTCCCTCTCCTTGGCAAGATGTTCAAGTCTACTTATGGACCTGGAAGATTTGGCAGAAGAAGAAAAGTCTAA
- the LOC101313218 gene encoding probable pectin methyltransferase QUA2-like: protein MARPLHRGSSRISGGSNDWDSQMKDKTDKEDLDRRASSDQNSFSFRIPVRLLLGENSPSKQGVGENGFASEPLLAVSPRSRHKLALLLLKLSLVLIVIFALTGSFWWTISISTTSRGHIYHGYRRLQQQLVSDLWHIGELSLGSSRLRDLDFCPQEFENHVPCFNVSENLALGLSDGNEYDRNCGQAMRQNCLVLPPVNYKIPLRWPTGKDVIWSTNVKLTAQEVLSSGSMTKRMMMLEEEQISFRSASLMFDGVEDYSHQIAEMIGLRNESNFIQAGVRTILDIGCGYGSFGAHLFSKQLLTMCIANYEPSGSQVQLTLERGLPAMIGSFTSKQLPYPSLSFDMLHCARCGIDWEQRDGIFLIEADRLLKPGGYFVWTSPITNAQTFLRNKVNKKRWDIVHDFAENLCWEMLSQQDETVVWKKTSKRNCYSSRKPVSGPPLCSKGHDIESPYYRPLQACIGGTQSRRWIPIEKRTTWPSRVNMNKNELSLYGLHQEELAEDAETWKMAVRNYWSLLSPLIFSDHPKRPGDEDPSPPYNMLRNVLDMNARFGGLNSALLEAGKSAWVMNVVPTNGPNYLPLILDRGFVGVLHDWCEPFPTYPRTYDMVHAQGLLSVETDQQRRCTILDLFTEIDRLLRPEGWVIIHDKASLIESARALTTGLKWDARVVEIESNSDEKLLICQKPFFKKQSNQ, encoded by the exons ATGGCCAGGCCTTTGCATCGAGGTTCATCACGGATCTCGGGCGGCAGCAATGATTGGGACTCCCAAATGAAGGATAAAACAGATAAAGAAGATTTGGACAGAAGAGCTTCTTCTGATCAGAACAGTTTTTCATTTAGAATTCCGGTTAGACTACTTTTGGGGGAAAATTCTCCTTCGAAACAAGGAGTTGGTGAAAATGGCTTTGCATCAGAGCCCTTATTAGCTGTCAGTCCTAGAAGTCGGCACAAGTTAGCTCTGCTGTTGTTAAAGCTAAGTTTAGTATTGATTGTTATTTTTGCTCTTACTGGATCCTTTTGGTGGACTATCTCCATTTCGACCACTTCAAGAGGTCACATATACCATGGTTATCGACGACTCCAGCAACAACTTGTTTCTGACCTGTGGCACATTGGAGAGCTTTCTCTTGGTTCTTCACGATTGAGAGATCTAGATTTTTGTCCTCAGGAGTTTGAAAATCATGTTCCATGCTTTAATGTTTCGGAGAATCTTGCCTTAGGTTTGTCTGATGGCAATGAGTATGACCGGAACTGTGGGCAAGCAATGAGGCAAAATTGTTTAGTTCTTCCACCTGTGAATTACAAGATTCCTCTGAGGTGGCCGACTGGTAAAGATGTCATCTGGTCTACAAATGTGAAATTAACAGCGCAGGAAGTACTTTCTTCCGGAAGCATGACAAAGAG GATGATGATGTTGGAAGAAGAGCAAATTTCATTCCGTTCAGCATCGTTGATGTTTGATGGTGTCGAAGATTACTCGCATCAAATTGCAGAAATGATAGGGCTCAGAAATGAATCTAACTTCATACAAGCAGGG GTGAGAACCATCTTGGATATAGGATGTGGCTATGGTAGTTTTGGAGCACATCTCTTTTCTAAACAGCTCCTAACCATGTGCATTGCAAACTATGAGCCTTCAGGAAGCCAAGTGCAGCTAACTCTTGAAAGGGGTCTTCCTGCTATGATTGGTTCTTTCACTTCAAAACAGTTGCCATACCCATCTCTCTCTTTTGATATGTTGCATTGTGCAAGATGTGGCATTGATTGGGAGCAACGAG ATGGGATTTTCTTGATTGAAGCTGATAGACTTTTGAAGCCTGGTGGATACTTTGTCTGGACATCTCCAATTACCAATGCTCAGACATTTCTTCGCAACAAAGTGAATAAGAAAAGGTGGGACATTGTGCATGATTTTGCAGAAAATCTCTGCTGGGAAATGTTATCGCAGCAAGATGAAACAGTTGTATGGAAAAAGACAAGTAAAAGGAATTGTTACAGTTCAAG AAAACCTGTTTCAGGGCCCCCTCTATGCAGCAAAGGCCATGATATTGAATCACCATATTACCGACCACTCCAAGCCTGCATCGGGGGAACACAGAGCCGCCGATGGATTCCTATTGAAAAAAGGACAACCTGGCCTTCTAGGGTTAACATGAACAAGAATGAACTTTCTTTATATG GATTGCACCAAGAAGAACTTGCTGAGGATGCCGAAACCTGGAAAATGGCAGTCCGTAATTATTGGTCTCTTCTGTCACCATTGATATTCTCAGATCATCCAAAGAGGCCGGGGGATGAGGATCCTTCACCTCCATATAACATGCTTAGAAATGTACTAGACATGAATGCACGATTTGGTGGATTAAATTCTGCATTATTGGAAGCTGGAAAGTCTGCGTGGGTCATGAATGTTGTCCCAACAAATGGTCCCAATTATCTTCCCTTGATCCTTGACAGGGGCTTTGTTGGCGTTCTGCATGATTG GTGTGAGCCCTTTCCAACATATCCAAGAACCTATGATATGGTGCATGCACAAGGACTTCTTTCTGTTGAAACTGATCAACAGCGCAGGTGTACCATTCTTGATTTATTCACTGAGATTGATCGATTGCTTCGTCCAGAG GGTTGGGTGATCATCCATGACAAAGCTTCTCTCATTGAATCAGCAAGAGCTTTGACAACAGGACTGAAGTGGGATGCACGTGTGGTAGAGATCGAAAGTAACAGTGATGAGAAACTACTGATATGCCAAAAGCCATTCTTTAAAAAACAATCAAACCAATAG